The region TTATTCTCTCTCATTTAGCCAATTCAATACTTTCTACAGAATCCTCAAGATGATCGTAATTTTCAATTTTACATGCCAAGCGTTCTTTTATTGCCTGCAATTCTGCAATGCGCTCATCCAAACGACGATATTCTTCTAGTAAAAGTTCCTTTCTAGCCTCTTTTGTACCTGGTCCCTGCTGATAAAGCTGAACATATTCAACAAGAGTTTCTACTGGGATACCCGCTTTTCGCATACAATGAATAAATTCAATCCATCCACAGCTGTAGTCGTCATATTCACGAATCCCATTTGGTTTGCGTTTAACCGGCGGAATAAGGCCAATTCTTTCGTAATATCGCAGTGTATCCTGCGTCAAACCGTATTTTTCACTTACTTCTGAAATTAACATCTGATTCACTCCTTTTGTTATTGCCTTACTCTTCAATGTTCGGTTAAGCCAAGCTCTTTTCATCCACTTTCTCTAAGCAAAAGCCCGTCTTCTGGGAACTACACATATATACTCTGATGGAAATGAAGACTTATCAACAAACCCGCTTGAGATATGCTGACATGAAATTGATCGGCAAGCAATGGCAATATCCCAATAAACCCCATTTCAGTATTTAAAATGCCAAAAACCCCTACAGTCAAAATAAATATAAGCAAATTCTTTCGTTCAACCAAAAAATGCACCTCCAAGAGTTAGTTGATGACATGCCCTGCAAAGCCTTTCTTCAAAAAAGTCTAGCATTTGGAGTTAACACCAGGTCAAGTGCTATTTTATGGAAAGTACGACAAAAATACATTCGCATTACTTATTCAGTTTCTCGATAAATTTTTTATAAAACCTATTGACCTGGTGTTAACACCAAGTTGTATCTTTAAATACAGAAATCAATTAAATGTTGAAAGGGGTTTAAGAATGAAAAAAAAGTCTGTTATTACCCGTAGTCTCCAAATGTTCACAGCGATGACACTGGGCTTAGTTTTATCTACGACTGGCGTTGCATCCGCAGCGAACACCTTAGTATGGGACAAGACCTTTCCTCCGAGCGACAAGGTGACTGTCGAAAAAATCTCATACAAAAACAGGTTTGGCATTACCATTGCAGCAGATTTGTATCTGCCAAAAGATATCGACAAATCAAAGAAATACGCAGCTATTGTTGTTGGGACTCCCTATGGCGGCGTGAAGGAGCAAGGTGCCGGGCTTTACGCTCAAACAATGGCAGAACGGGGCTTTGTCGCAATTGCCTTTGACGAGTCCTATAACGGCGAAAGCAGCGGCGAACCAAGACATATCTCATCGCCCGATATTTTCACTGAAGACTTCAGCGCAGGCGTAGATTATTTGGGAACGCGCCCGTATGTGGACAGAAATAAAATCGGTGCGATTGGCATCTGTGGCAGCGGCGGATTCGCTCTTACCGCGGCGCAAGTCGACCATCGCATAAAGGCCGTTGCCACCGTAAGCATGTACGACATGAGCCGCGTAAAACGCAATGGCTGGAAAGACAGCATGACCGACGAACAACGCAACCAATATCTCGATCAACTTGGCGAGCAGCGTTGGAAAGATTTTGAAAATGGCTTCCCGCAGTTGACCCCACCATTTCCTGCTGAAATTCCAGCAGAGGGACTCGATCCTATCACAAGTGAGTTTTTTGAATATTACGTAGCTCCACGTGGACACCACCCAAATTCGATAGGTGCATTCACGATCACGAGCGATATGTCTTGGATGAACTTCTCTTTGCTTGATCATATTAAATCGATTTCGCCAAGACCAATCTTGTTCATCATGGGTGAAAATGCACATTCACGCTATTTTACTGAGGATGCCTACAATATGGCTGCCGAACCAAAGGAATTATATGTAGTCAAAGGTGCAAGACACATCGACCTTTACGACAGAAAAGATCTCATCCCCTTTGACAAGCTCGAGTCCTTCTTTAGAGCAAATTTAAAATAGGACATAACTTTCTAGAGAGGGGAATCCGATACAGAAAAAATTCGCAAAATTGCGAGCGTAAACAAATAAGGTAATACAATCAGTAAAAACATTGGAAGGGGTTTAAAAATGAAAAATAAATCTATTATCACGCGTGTCCTCCATCTACTCTCGACGATGGCACTGGTCGTGCTCTTTTCTACGATCGGCATTGGTGTTGCATCCGCGGCAGACATGTCCAATGGAGCAGACAACTTTTACAAGAGCGACAAGGTAACCATGCAGAAGGTTACGTTTAAAAATCAATACAAGGAGACGCAGGGACGAGGAGACGCAGGGACGGTTCTTTTGTCTAACTTCGGAGGCTGTATTTTAAACCGTGTAAATGGGAATAATCTCCAATATAAAGAATAAAAGGAGATGGACCCATGACACAGTTAAACGAAAAAGAAATACAGCTTGTAGCACTGCTCAGTGAGGAGTGCACCACTCCCGCCGAACTAACGGCGAAGCTCAAGAATCTGTTTGCCGGTGCGCTGGAAAAGATGCTAGAAGCCGAAATGGATGAACACCTCGGCTATGAGAAGAACAGTGTTTTAGGCAATAACAGCGGCAACAGCCGTAACGGTTACGGCAAAAAAACAATAAAAAGCGAGTGGGGCGAAAGTGAAATCAGCGTCCCCCGCGACCGAAACGGCA is a window of Sporomusaceae bacterium ACPt DNA encoding:
- the adhR gene encoding HTH-type transcriptional regulator AdhR — its product is MLISEVSEKYGLTQDTLRYYERIGLIPPVKRKPNGIREYDDYSCGWIEFIHCMRKAGIPVETLVEYVQLYQQGPGTKEARKELLLEEYRRLDERIAELQAIKERLACKIENYDHLEDSVESIELAK